From the Pomacea canaliculata isolate SZHN2017 linkage group LG4, ASM307304v1, whole genome shotgun sequence genome, one window contains:
- the LOC112561073 gene encoding innexin unc-9-like isoform X3: MFPHYGQHVNSYCWTQYLYQYPNETNLNITPYQLDALGAPEHDTKTGVGKITFYRWVTMLFLMQAFSFKFPNMIWRELNAYAGSNIVKIVQMLQDVIFAKRAEKTERLQQVALFLEQWLRIHRKPRWFMRHQSSLPYIDTTLSSCMMCIGTDTSNYLSTFYLMTKALYLLNTVMQFFILSIFLHTNFFIYGIRLLNSYSEGKSDAHSKSMFPTVVMCHFRTYQDHRTTGRWVQCVLTINLFLEQLFLIEWLWLLLLLTVTTFSFIVWCFKILQTQTALKFVRRYMRLMNFYCVPATASKSFSVEEFVTEYLRSDGVFVLRILSVNTNEVVVSELVTELWNRYLSFKINEVGQGSPTSSFQQEIPFRPDDRKVEENERETGPRSSTDVDTEPVNSKGMSSV; encoded by the exons ATGTTTCCTCATTACGGG CAACATGTCAACAGTTACTGCTGGACTCAGTATCTGTATCAATACCCAAACGAGACTAACTTGAACATTACACCCTACCAGTTGGACGCACTTGGTGCACCTGAGCACGATACGAAGACAGGGGTTGGCAAGATCACCTTCTACCGCTGGGTTACAATGCTTTTCTTGATGCAAGCCTTTTCTTTTAAG TTTCCTAACATGATATGGAGGGAACTCAATGCCTATGCAGGCAGCAACATTGTCAAGATCGTTCAAATGCTGCAGGATGTCATTTTTGCAAAGAGAGCTGAGAAAACAGAGAGGTTGCAGCAGGTGGCCCTCTTCCTGGAACAATGGCTTCGCATCCACCGCAAGCCTCGCTGGTTCATGCGTCACCAGAGTTCTTTGCCGTACATTGACACTACATTATCCTCTTGTATGATGTGCATTGGAACGGATACAAGCAATTACCTCTCCACCTTTTACTTGATGACTAAGGCGCTCTACCTCCTCAATACCGTCATGCAGTTTTTCATTCTATCAATATTTCTGCACACCAACTTTTTTATCTATGGCATAAGACTTCTCAATAGCTACTCAGAGGGGAAATCTGATGCACATAGCAAGTCTATGTTTCCCACTGTAGTTATGTGTCATTTTCGAACCTATCAAGATCACCGTACAACAG GAAGGTGGGTTCAGTGTGTCCTAACCATCAACTTGTTCCTGGAGCAGCTCTTTCTCATCGAATGGCTGtggcttctgctgctgctgactgTAACCACCTTCAGCTTTATAGTGTGGTGCTTCAAG ATTCTACAGACTCAGACAGCATTAAAATTTGTGAGGCGTTATATGCGGTTGATGAATTTCTACTGTGTCCCAGCGACTGCATCCAAATCATTCTCTGTAGAGGAGTTTGTCACAGAGTACCTGCGCAGTGATGGGGTATTTGTTCTTCGAATTCTTTCTGTCAATACCAACGAGGTGGTTGTTTCAGAACTGGTGACAGAGCTATGGAACAG aTACTtgagtttcaaaataaatgagGTTGGACAAGGTTCACCAACTTCATCTTTCCAACAAGAGATACCTTTCAGACCTGATGACAGAAAAGTG